The DNA segment GCTGAGCAGGACAGAGTTTTGTAAGAGCAGGGAGTGCTGCTGCAGGGATTGCTTTATCCCGTTGTGTAGCATGGAACGCAGGGCATAGCCGCATCCGGAAAGCACGACAAACAGTGCGGTAAGCGAAGCAATCTGCAGCACATAATAGCTAGCGAGCTGCCAGGTGTCTGCGGATACGATATCGATTGTAAAATTATCCGGAAGCCGGAACATATGAAAGACCAGCTCTGCTCCCTTGCTTTTGTATAGGAAAAATCCAAGCAGGGCGGCGATAAGTGTAATTTCATATGGCAGCTTCTGCGTGAAAAAGCGGTAAAAGCTGCTCTTTACGGCCCGTTTGTACGGCAATAGAATTGACCATGCAAATAACAGCGCTCCTACTAACAGGGTGATACGCATGAGTGCAGGCTCCATATAGTCGTCAAGATAGACGTATTCCAAAGCAATCTCATCATCGTTTGGCTCGCGGATATACGTATTGCCGTAGGAATCCGTTTCCTTCCAGCTGCGTGTAGTCCTGTAGTAGTCCCGGTAATCATCAACCGCCTTCCCGTCTAAAGACGGAAAGATTAGAAACATGGCAATAATAGCAGATACGATTCCTGTCCAGAGAACCATGGTCATCCAGTGTATTTTTTTCATATTGCACCCTCTTACTGTTTTTCAATCTTATACCCGACACCCCAAACAACTTTAATATAGCGGGGCGTACGGGGATTGATTTCAATTTTTTCTCTCAGATTCCGGATATGCACCATAACAGTTTCCGTATTGACAGCGGCTTCCTTCCACACATGCTCATAAATATCATCACTGGAAAAGACCTGTCCCGGATGCTCCATAAACAGCTGCAGGATACGGAATTCAATCGGTGTCAGCCGCCGGGGCTCCCCATCCACAAAAACCTCTTTGCTTTTGCGATGCAGCTCTATGCCACCCAGAAGCAGACTGTCCTCCACCTCCTGCTTTTGTTCCAGGAGCTGACGGTAACGCATATGCCTTCGCAGCTGGGCATGAACACGGGCAAGCAGCTCCATTGGCACAAACGGCTTCGTTACATAATCATCTGCACCAATATTCAAACCGGTAATTTTATCAATATCCTCGGATTTGGCAGATAATATGATGATGGGAAAATCGTAGGTCTCTCTGATTTTCATGGTTAGAGCGATTCCATCCATAACCGGCATCATAACATCAATGATTGCTAAGTCTACAGGAGTGCTTTCCACTATTTCCCATGCGGCGGCTCCGTTGGCTGCCTTCAGGGTCTGATATCCCTGACTTTTCAAATAAATCTCTATGGCATCCGCAATGGATGCCTCATCTTCAGCAATTAGTATGACAGAACTCATGGTATAACTCCTTTTTTTTCATTATACAACACATATGCATTATTTTCTTATTTTTTCATAAAATGCATGCTGATCAAAGGTGTGCAGACAGAGAATTCCGGCAAGGCTGAATCCGATAAACAGTATCATTATATCCAGTATGTTCATAATCCGTCCTCCTGGTTTCAGTATACAGAAAAAGTATTAAGGAACGATGGCGGCTTTTCAAAAGATTTTCTAAAGAAGTGATTGTAATTGCTTGTAAAAGGGATTCCAATGAAATACAATTAAGGTTAGAAGGGGTGTTTGTATGAAACGAATCATTGAAAATATAAAATTTATGCAGGACGGTACCATGGTATTCGGAGACTTGCATCTGGAAGACGGGTTTGTGGAACGGATTGATTACAAAACACCGCATATGGTGAGTGATATCGCAATACCTGGACTGGTGGATATCCATACGCATGGATTTCATGGTTATTCCTGTGAAAATACGGATATCGAAAATCTGCATGCACTGGCTCTGGAATATCCCAAGCGCGGGATAACTTCTTTCTGTCCTACAATATCTGCCAGATCACTGGATGAATTTCGTACAATCCTGAATGCATACCGGAAGGCGTTTCAGGGAGACTATCGGGGAGCGCGCTATGAAGGGGTGCACCTGGAAGGCCCGTATCTGAATCCGGATCGCCGCGGCTCTATGAAAAAAGAGAATCTTATGGAGATCCATCTTGGAGAGCTGGAGGATTTTCTTTCAGAATATCACGAGGATATAAAAATCATGACGATTGCACCGGATGTGAAAAATGCAATGGAGGCAATATCGCTGCTGCATCTGTATGGAATCGAGATTTCCCTGGGGCATACAAATGCGGACTTTGATCAGACGAGGGAAGCCTTTGCCTGTGGAGCCACACAGATTACCCATCTTGGAAATACGATGCCGGAGCTTACACATCGTCATCCGGGAATGATGGACGCTGTATTTCTATCAAATTGTCTGTGTGAGATTATTATGGACGGAGTTCATATGCAAAGGGAAATGTTGAAATGGGTTATCCGTCTGCTTGGCTGCAGCCGTGTGATTGCGGTCAGTGACGGCACGCCATACTCCGGATTTAATTATCCAAACGGATACGAGCTTGCGGATGGCAGTGTGGTACGCAATGGTGCAGTATACAGAGATGATATCCTTTTGGGAAGCAGCTGTGATCTGCTGGATATATTCCAGTACCTGTATAAGGAGGAGGGATATGATCTTTCCGATTGTATCCGTATGTGTTCTACCAATGCTGCAAAAATGATGAAAACCTATGCGCATGATATCGGACTTGGTAAAAATATCAATCTTGTGATTCTGAGTCATGATATGAATGTAAAGGAGGTTATTATCAACGGCAGAAGTGCTTTATAATACGATGGAGTGGATATGTATTATGAGTATGGGACAACTGATATGCACAAGAAGGAAATCGAATATGCTAAATAAGCAGGAAGCGATTGATAGCATAAACGAATATGGAAGGCTTATGAATCATTTAATAAACAGGAAGTGCGGACGTCATGGAAGCGGGAGGATGTCAGAGCCTCCTGTTTTTTTAGTAAGGTCATTGGGATAGGGGAATTTATGCGTTTTTTTTAATCCCTATAGTGAGTACTGCAAGGTATAAAACCAGGCATAGAAGCATACAACAAGGAATCGCCTATTCGTAGAGGCTC comes from the Erysipelotrichaceae bacterium 66202529 genome and includes:
- a CDS encoding response regulator — protein: MSSVILIAEDEASIADAIEIYLKSQGYQTLKAANGAAAWEIVESTPVDLAIIDVMMPVMDGIALTMKIRETYDFPIIILSAKSEDIDKITGLNIGADDYVTKPFVPMELLARVHAQLRRHMRYRQLLEQKQEVEDSLLLGGIELHRKSKEVFVDGEPRRLTPIEFRILQLFMEHPGQVFSSDDIYEHVWKEAAVNTETVMVHIRNLREKIEINPRTPRYIKVVWGVGYKIEKQ
- a CDS encoding amidohydrolase family protein, which codes for MKRIIENIKFMQDGTMVFGDLHLEDGFVERIDYKTPHMVSDIAIPGLVDIHTHGFHGYSCENTDIENLHALALEYPKRGITSFCPTISARSLDEFRTILNAYRKAFQGDYRGARYEGVHLEGPYLNPDRRGSMKKENLMEIHLGELEDFLSEYHEDIKIMTIAPDVKNAMEAISLLHLYGIEISLGHTNADFDQTREAFACGATQITHLGNTMPELTHRHPGMMDAVFLSNCLCEIIMDGVHMQREMLKWVIRLLGCSRVIAVSDGTPYSGFNYPNGYELADGSVVRNGAVYRDDILLGSSCDLLDIFQYLYKEEGYDLSDCIRMCSTNAAKMMKTYAHDIGLGKNINLVILSHDMNVKEVIINGRSAL